The Astatotilapia calliptera chromosome 17, fAstCal1.2, whole genome shotgun sequence genome has a segment encoding these proteins:
- the LOC113008991 gene encoding leukocyte elastase inhibitor-like isoform X1, with protein MVSMGKTTSAMSAVSSSNTAFALELFRTLSQTNPAGNIFVSPLSIGAALATVYEGAKGDTAAQITQALSFSSGEGVHANFQKLNAEINSPSASYILKLANRLYGENIAHFLPDFIDVTHRNYLADPITVDFIGDPEACRAAINSWVEQQTENKIKDLLKPGTVNKDTRLALVNAVYFKGNWRNPFKEANTKEMPFEIRQNETVPVQMMHQRKKLPYNYIADHDLQILELPYVGEELSMFILLPKESSDGSGPLLKLEKELTQERLNEWTDRKNMSTHSEVVLHLPKFKLEEDYELNDPLAKLGMKNVFCAGSADLSGMNGEPGLFLSTMAHKAFVEVNEEGTEATAATGAVIKLESFIPDTHFTADHPFLFFIRYNETKSILFFGRFSSPE; from the exons ATGGTGAGCATGGG GAAAACAACATCAGCCATGTCCGCCGTCAGCAGCTCAAACACAGCCTTTGCCTTGGAGCTGTTCCGCACTCTGAGCCAGACAAACCCTGCTGGAAACATCTTTGTCTCTCCTCTGAGCATCGGCGCAGCCCTGGCCACGGTCTACGAGGGAGCCAAAGGAGACACTGCAGCTCAGATTACTCAG GCCCTCTCATTCAGCTCAGGTGAAGGCGTCCATGCAAACTTCCAGAAACTGAACGCTGAAATCAACTCACCATCTGCATCCTACATCCTGAAACTAGCCAACCGTCTTTATGGAGAAAACATTGCCCACTTCCTCCCA GACTTCATTGACGTCACACATAGGAACTACCTGGCAGACCCGATAACTGTTGACTTCATCGGAGATCCAGAGGCGTGCAGAGCAGCGATCAACAGCTGGGTCGAGCAGCAGACAGAAA ATAAGATAAAAGACCTTCTGAAGCCAGGAACAGTCAACAAAGATACCAGACTGGCTCTGGTCAATGCTGTCTACTTCAAGGGCAACTGGAGGAACCCGTTTAAAGAGGCAAACACCAAAGAGATGCCCTTTGAAATCAGACAG AATGAGACCGTACCAGTCCAGATGATGCACCAGAGGAAGAAGCTTCCCTACAACTACATTGCTGACCATGATTTGCAGATCCTGGAGCTGCCCTATGTGGGTGAGGAGCTCAGCATGTTCATTCTGCTGCCTAAGGAGTCCTCAGACGGCTCAGGCCCTCTGCTGAAG CTGGAGAAGGAGCTAACACAGGAGAGGCTGAATGAATGGACCGACAGGAAAAACATGAGCACCCATTCAGAAGTTGTCCTTCACCTGCCAAAGTTCAAGCTGGAGGAAGACTACGAACTGAATGATCCTCTGGCTAAACTGGGTATGAAGAACGTGTTCTGTGCAGGAAGCGCTGACCTGTCTGGCATGAACGGTGAACCTGGGCTCTTCCTGTCTACGATGGCCCACAAGGCCTTTGTGGAGGTGAACGAGGAGGGCACAGAGGCCACTGCAGCCACAGGTGCTGTGATCAAGCTGGAGAGTTTTATACCGGACACACACTTCACAGCAGATCAccccttcctcttcttcatcagaTATAATGAGACCAAGTCCATCCTGTTCTTTGGCAGATTCTCATCTCCTGAGTAG
- the LOC113008991 gene encoding leukocyte elastase inhibitor-like isoform X3 — MSAVSSSNTAFALELFRTLSQTNPAGNIFVSPLSIGAALATVYEGAKGDTAAQITQALSFSSGEGVHANFQKLNAEINSPSASYILKLANRLYGENIAHFLPDFIDVTHRNYLADPITVDFIGDPEACRAAINSWVEQQTENKIKDLLKPGTVNKDTRLALVNAVYFKGNWRNPFKEANTKEMPFEIRQNETVPVQMMHQRKKLPYNYIADHDLQILELPYVGEELSMFILLPKESSDGSGPLLKLEKELTQERLNEWTDRKNMSTHSEVVLHLPKFKLEEDYELNDPLAKLGMKNVFCAGSADLSGMNGEPGLFLSTMAHKAFVEVNEEGTEATAATGAVIKLESFIPDTHFTADHPFLFFIRYNETKSILFFGRFSSPE; from the exons ATGTCCGCCGTCAGCAGCTCAAACACAGCCTTTGCCTTGGAGCTGTTCCGCACTCTGAGCCAGACAAACCCTGCTGGAAACATCTTTGTCTCTCCTCTGAGCATCGGCGCAGCCCTGGCCACGGTCTACGAGGGAGCCAAAGGAGACACTGCAGCTCAGATTACTCAG GCCCTCTCATTCAGCTCAGGTGAAGGCGTCCATGCAAACTTCCAGAAACTGAACGCTGAAATCAACTCACCATCTGCATCCTACATCCTGAAACTAGCCAACCGTCTTTATGGAGAAAACATTGCCCACTTCCTCCCA GACTTCATTGACGTCACACATAGGAACTACCTGGCAGACCCGATAACTGTTGACTTCATCGGAGATCCAGAGGCGTGCAGAGCAGCGATCAACAGCTGGGTCGAGCAGCAGACAGAAA ATAAGATAAAAGACCTTCTGAAGCCAGGAACAGTCAACAAAGATACCAGACTGGCTCTGGTCAATGCTGTCTACTTCAAGGGCAACTGGAGGAACCCGTTTAAAGAGGCAAACACCAAAGAGATGCCCTTTGAAATCAGACAG AATGAGACCGTACCAGTCCAGATGATGCACCAGAGGAAGAAGCTTCCCTACAACTACATTGCTGACCATGATTTGCAGATCCTGGAGCTGCCCTATGTGGGTGAGGAGCTCAGCATGTTCATTCTGCTGCCTAAGGAGTCCTCAGACGGCTCAGGCCCTCTGCTGAAG CTGGAGAAGGAGCTAACACAGGAGAGGCTGAATGAATGGACCGACAGGAAAAACATGAGCACCCATTCAGAAGTTGTCCTTCACCTGCCAAAGTTCAAGCTGGAGGAAGACTACGAACTGAATGATCCTCTGGCTAAACTGGGTATGAAGAACGTGTTCTGTGCAGGAAGCGCTGACCTGTCTGGCATGAACGGTGAACCTGGGCTCTTCCTGTCTACGATGGCCCACAAGGCCTTTGTGGAGGTGAACGAGGAGGGCACAGAGGCCACTGCAGCCACAGGTGCTGTGATCAAGCTGGAGAGTTTTATACCGGACACACACTTCACAGCAGATCAccccttcctcttcttcatcagaTATAATGAGACCAAGTCCATCCTGTTCTTTGGCAGATTCTCATCTCCTGAGTAG
- the LOC113009439 gene encoding protein brambleberry-like, giving the protein IVSNRARSVCYATRQQLFRRRAEHTVNALISTATSQLDAMKDLKEGQVELKELTAASLDKLLEGHSVLQAQQGKLHEGQEQMTSSLRDNLERLGQEKALIASGQELVAQLIQGITQRMENVSEHLQIQGSEVQDSYKAIVKDLADVRHQAQDIYQKIDHSMIEFLQYQDQTSQYYTDLMNKLERMNSTLGGMLHYLDKMQSRIEDRLHMIQGYLGWAGLSLTAIWTCITHTGYFVLCAVLLTFLHCPGFSRAMLLLTVPLNAVAEVNQQPALDLTSLSLLLLTLSLGHWFVNQLWACFKITKKLTSPLLLSSCTIVEPQKDEKDDIIEEDDLLNPDSFLSGELGISAVSPPQRKLTPESRLMAVIGKPNHSTPRFIPKPLSLAALCYDIPLSNLEGVFDSVTDSSDLGNDSRSARPTPSLVSNSSVSGRQLCNGLTKRGKVCKKRAVPGQEYCRVHEGGHSSYVQF; this is encoded by the exons ATAGTGAGCAACCGAGCGCGCTCCGTTTGTTATGCAACTCGACAGCAGCTTTTCCGGCGCAGAGCAGAGCACACAGTCAATGCACTCATCTCCACAGCCACCAGCCAGCTAGATGCAATGAAGGACCTGAAG GAGGGCCAGGTAGAGTTGAAAGAActgactgcagcatcactggacAAGCTGCTTGAAGGCCACAGTGTTCTGCAGGCTCAACAGGGGAAGCTCCACGAGGGCCAGGAGCAGATGACGAGTTCACTGAGGGACAACCTGGAGCGTCTGGGTCAGGAAAAAGCTCTCATCGCCTCTGGACAGGAGTTGGTAGCTCAGCTCATTCAGGGAATTACACAAAGAATGG agaaTGTGAGCGAGCATCTTCAAATCCAGGGCTCTGAGGTGCAGGACAGCTACAAGGCGATTGTCAAGGACCTGGCAGATGTAAGACACCAAGCTCAGGACATCTATCAGAAAATTG ACCACAGTATGATAGAGTTTCTGCAGTATCAGGATCAGACCTCCCAGTACTACACTGACCTGATGAACAAGTTGGAGCGCATGAACAGCACCCTGGGAGGCATGCTGCACTACCTCGATAAGATGCAGAGCCGCATAGAGGACAGGCTTCACATGATCCAGGGCTACCTCGGATGGGCAG GTTTAAGTCTGACAGCTATATGGACgtgcatcacacacacaggctacTTTGTACTGTGTGCAGTCCTGCTGACATTCCTGCACTGTCCTGGTTTCTCTCGAGCCATGCTGCTGCTAACTGTGCCTCTGAATGCAGTTGCTGAAGTCAACCAGCAGCCAGCGCTGGATCTCACCAGCCTcagcctgctgctgctcactCTGTCTCTGG GTCACTGGTTTGTGAATCAGCTGTGGGCATGCTTCAAGATCACGAAAAAGCTGACCAGTCCACTGCTACTCAGCTCGTGCACCATTGTGGAACCGCAGAA AGATGAAAAAGATGACATCATTGAGGAAGACGACCTATTGAATCCGGACAGCTTTTTATCAG GTGAACTTGGGATATCAGCTGTGTCTCCACCTCAGAGGAAGCTTACGCCAGAGTCGAGGCTTATGGCAGTAATTGGTAAACCAAATCACTCCACTCCCAGGTTTATACCAAAGCCACTTTCTTTAGCG GCTCTTTGTTACGATATACCCCTGAGTAACCTGGAAGGTGTTTTTGATTCAGTCACTGACTCGTCTGATTTAGGGAATGATTCACGAAGTGCAAGACCCACTCCATCGTTAGTCAGCAACAG CTCAGTGTCAGGCCGTCAGCTGTGCAATGGCCtcacaaaaagaggaaaagtctGTAAGAAGAGAGCCGTGCCAGGACAGGAGTACTGCAGAGTCCACGAAGGGGGGCACTCCTCGTATGTCCAGTTTTAA
- the LOC113008991 gene encoding leukocyte elastase inhibitor-like isoform X2 has translation MSREVWKTTSAMSAVSSSNTAFALELFRTLSQTNPAGNIFVSPLSIGAALATVYEGAKGDTAAQITQALSFSSGEGVHANFQKLNAEINSPSASYILKLANRLYGENIAHFLPDFIDVTHRNYLADPITVDFIGDPEACRAAINSWVEQQTENKIKDLLKPGTVNKDTRLALVNAVYFKGNWRNPFKEANTKEMPFEIRQNETVPVQMMHQRKKLPYNYIADHDLQILELPYVGEELSMFILLPKESSDGSGPLLKLEKELTQERLNEWTDRKNMSTHSEVVLHLPKFKLEEDYELNDPLAKLGMKNVFCAGSADLSGMNGEPGLFLSTMAHKAFVEVNEEGTEATAATGAVIKLESFIPDTHFTADHPFLFFIRYNETKSILFFGRFSSPE, from the exons ATGAGCAGAGAGGTATG GAAAACAACATCAGCCATGTCCGCCGTCAGCAGCTCAAACACAGCCTTTGCCTTGGAGCTGTTCCGCACTCTGAGCCAGACAAACCCTGCTGGAAACATCTTTGTCTCTCCTCTGAGCATCGGCGCAGCCCTGGCCACGGTCTACGAGGGAGCCAAAGGAGACACTGCAGCTCAGATTACTCAG GCCCTCTCATTCAGCTCAGGTGAAGGCGTCCATGCAAACTTCCAGAAACTGAACGCTGAAATCAACTCACCATCTGCATCCTACATCCTGAAACTAGCCAACCGTCTTTATGGAGAAAACATTGCCCACTTCCTCCCA GACTTCATTGACGTCACACATAGGAACTACCTGGCAGACCCGATAACTGTTGACTTCATCGGAGATCCAGAGGCGTGCAGAGCAGCGATCAACAGCTGGGTCGAGCAGCAGACAGAAA ATAAGATAAAAGACCTTCTGAAGCCAGGAACAGTCAACAAAGATACCAGACTGGCTCTGGTCAATGCTGTCTACTTCAAGGGCAACTGGAGGAACCCGTTTAAAGAGGCAAACACCAAAGAGATGCCCTTTGAAATCAGACAG AATGAGACCGTACCAGTCCAGATGATGCACCAGAGGAAGAAGCTTCCCTACAACTACATTGCTGACCATGATTTGCAGATCCTGGAGCTGCCCTATGTGGGTGAGGAGCTCAGCATGTTCATTCTGCTGCCTAAGGAGTCCTCAGACGGCTCAGGCCCTCTGCTGAAG CTGGAGAAGGAGCTAACACAGGAGAGGCTGAATGAATGGACCGACAGGAAAAACATGAGCACCCATTCAGAAGTTGTCCTTCACCTGCCAAAGTTCAAGCTGGAGGAAGACTACGAACTGAATGATCCTCTGGCTAAACTGGGTATGAAGAACGTGTTCTGTGCAGGAAGCGCTGACCTGTCTGGCATGAACGGTGAACCTGGGCTCTTCCTGTCTACGATGGCCCACAAGGCCTTTGTGGAGGTGAACGAGGAGGGCACAGAGGCCACTGCAGCCACAGGTGCTGTGATCAAGCTGGAGAGTTTTATACCGGACACACACTTCACAGCAGATCAccccttcctcttcttcatcagaTATAATGAGACCAAGTCCATCCTGTTCTTTGGCAGATTCTCATCTCCTGAGTAG